From a region of the Impatiens glandulifera chromosome 4, dImpGla2.1, whole genome shotgun sequence genome:
- the LOC124936458 gene encoding beta-D-xylosidase 1-like: MSTHFISLIIILLLTIFFLTGNARPPFACDPSDGSTSKLPFCRVSLSIQDRTKDLIGRLTLQEKIRLIVNNAIAVPRLGIKGYEWWSEALHGVSNTGPGVKFGGVFPGATSFPQVITTAASYNASLWEQIGRVVSDEARAMYNGGVSGLTYWSPNVNIFRDPRWGRGQETPGEDPALSGRYAASYVRGLQSITNGNRLKVAACCKHFTAYDLDNWRGVDRFHFNAVVTKQDLEDTYNVPFRDCVIEGKVASVMCSYNKVNGKPTCADPDLLRNTIRGQWHLDGYIVSDCDSVGVLYDQQHYTRTPEDAAADTIKAGLDLDCGPFLAIHTEAAINQGKMSEADVNGALTNLVVVQMRLGMFDGEPSKQPYGYLGPRHVCTSAHQQLAQEAARQGIVLLVNKAKTLPLSISGHHTIAVIGPNSDATNTMIGNYAGVPCAYTSPLKGIGRYANTIYQSGCNGVACNDNQQFVAAEGATKQADATVLVMGLDQSIEAEARDRVSLLLPGHQEELIARTARASKGPVILILMSGGPIDVTFAKNNPKIGAILWVGYPGQAGGAAIADILFGKANPGGKLPNTWYPQSYLNNLRMTEMGLRADPTRGYPGRTYRFYKGPVVFPFGHGLSYTTFTHTLAQAPTTISMQSLSNIVQVQNSTILTSNGLSMSHIDCDALSFDVHIDVENTGDMDGAQTVLVYSTAPASRRWAPVKQLVGFEKVHVAAKGKQRVKVEIDLCKHMTIVDKFGTRRIYLGEHNLHIGEEEVMHKVSIQVGLGTSINP, encoded by the exons ATGAGTACCCATTTCATATCTCTCATAATAATTCTCCTCCTCACTATCTTCTTTCTAACCGGAAATGCCCGGCCGCCTTTTGCCTGCGACCCATCGGACGGTTCCACCTCCAAATTACCCTTCTGTAGGGTATCTTTAAGTATACAAGACAGGACTAAAGACTTGATCGGACGGCTGACGTTGCAGGAGAAGATCAGACTCATTGTTAACAATGCGATCGCCGTCCCTAGATTGGGAATCAAGGGTTACGAATGGTGGTCGGAAGCCCTCCATGGAGTATCAAATACCGGTCCCGGAGTTAAGTTCGGCGGCGTATTTCCCGGCGCCACTAGTTTTCCTCAGGTCATCACAACCGCTGCCTCTTATAATGCCTCCTTATGGGAACAGATCGGACGG GTGGTATCCGATGAAGCAAGAGCAATGTATAATGGAGGAGTGTCGGGTTTGACATATTGGAGTCCTAATGTGAATATATTTAGGGATCCGAGATGGGGAAGAGGACAAGAAACGCCTGGAGAAGATCCAGCTTTGTCGGGGAGATATGCTGCAAGTTACGTTAGAGGGTTACAAAGTATTACAAATGGGAATCGTTTGAAAGTGGCCGCTTGTTGCAAACATTTCACAGCCTATGATCTCGACAATTGGAGAGGGGTTGATCGTTTTCATTTCAATGCGGTG GTGACAAAGCAAGATTTGGAGGACACTTATAATGTGCCATTTAGGGATTGTGTGATTGAAGGAAAGGTGGCTAGTGTTATGTGTTCTTATAATAAGGTTAATGGCAAGCCTACTTGTGCCGATCCTGACCTACTTCGCAACACTATCCGTGGACAATGGCATCTCGATGG GTATATCGTGTCGGATTGTGATTCTGTCGGAGTGTTATATGACCAACAACATTACACTAGAACACCGGAGGATGCGGCTGCTGACACAATTAAAGCGG GCTTGGATTTGGATTGTGGTCCATTCTTAGCAATACATACCGAGGCTGCAATAAATCAAGGGAAAATGAGTGAAGCTGATGTGAATGGAGCCTTGACAAATTTGGTTGTGGTTCAAATGAGGTTAGGAATGTTTGATGGAGAACCATCCAAACAACCTTATGGGTATTTAGGCCCAAGACATGTTTGCACATCAGCCCATCAACAATTGGCCCAAGAAGCGGCCCGTCAAGGCATTGTGTTACTAGTAAACAAGGCAAAAACCCTTCCTCTTTCTATCTCGGGCCATCACACTATTGCCGTCATTGGACCCAATTCAGATGCTACCAATACCATGATAGGAAACTATGCTg GTGTACCATGCGCTTATACGTCGCCTTTAAAAGGAATAGGTAGATATGCCAACACTATTTATCAATCAGGATGTAACGGAGTTGCTTGCAATGATAATCAACAATTTGTAGCGGCTGAGGGAGCAACCAAACAAGCCGATGCCACGGTATTGGTAATGGGCTTGGACCAATCGATAGAGGCTGAAGCAAGAGATCGTGTTAGCCTTCTTTTGCCCGGGCACCAAGAGGAGCTTATTGCCCGGACAGCAAGGGCTTCAAAAGGTCCAGTTATTTTGATCTTAATGTCTGGTGGCCCAATTGATGTTACTTTTGctaaaaataacccaaaaatcGGAGCCATCTTATGGGTCGGATATCCAGGTCAAGCTGGTGGGGCTGCAATCGCGGATATTCTCTTTGGAAAGGCAAATCCAG GAGGGAAGTTGCCTAACACATGGTATCCAcaaagttatttgaataatttaagaaTGACAGAAATGGGCCTAagagctgacccaacaagaGGATATCCAGGCCGAACCTATAGATTCTATAAGGGCCCAGTTGTCTTTCCATTTGGACATGGGCTTAGCTATACAACTTTTACACACACTTTGGCCCAAGCTCCCACTACAATTTCAATGCAAAGTTTAAGTAACATAGTGCAAGTTCAAAATTCAACAATCTTAACGTCAAATGGCTTGAGCATGTCACACATTGATTGCGACGCGCTCTCTTTTGACGTCCACATTGATGTGGAGAACACCGGTGATATGGATGGGGCGCAAACAGTTCTTGTGTATTCCACCGCACCCGCAAGTAGGAGATGGGCACCGGTGAAACAATTGGTCGGATTTGAGAAAGTTCATGTTGCGGCTAAAGGGAAACAAAGAGTTAAGGTTGAGATCGACTTATGCAAACATATGACAATTGTAGACAAATTTGGAACTAGAAGGATCTATTTAGGTGAACATAATCTTCATATAGGGGAAGAAGAAGTTATGCATAAAGTCTCAATCCAAGTAGGTTTGGGTACTAGCATTAATCCATAA